In Ovis canadensis isolate MfBH-ARS-UI-01 breed Bighorn chromosome 11, ARS-UI_OviCan_v2, whole genome shotgun sequence, the DNA window TGTGTGAAAGCGATGGGCTTCCCAGAGTCACGGCAGTGATGTCATCGGCACACCGCCTGGTGTCCTGTCTTAGGGCCTCCGTGCCATGTAGCTGGATTTGCTGATTTGCTGTCTCGCTGGGCCTTTCTTCTGTAACTTGTCAGAAACTCAGACCAAACCTATGCTCGGAGCAGTGCTTCCCTGGCAGACATCTTTTGTCAAGTGACATGGAGCTATCACTGTTAGACCTCATGGGCTGTACGGCATCAGCGTGCAGGGCTTGCAGAGGGGTTCCTGCCTAGGAACTGCCCCTGGGGAAGCTGCCCGAGCCCActgccagccccctgcccctcgCCACAGCGGCCATGAGCCCACCGGTGGGCTGGGGGTCTTATCAGGCCGCCCTACCTCTGTCCAGCGACCCAGAGAGTCTTCCCTTTGCCTCCTCCATGTTCTCCGTGGTGGGGCTGCATGGCACCTGGGGCTAACTTGGCGTTTCTGATTTAGCTGTAGAGACTGAGTCATCGCAGGTCTGGGAGGAAAAAGCTGGTGGCCCCGCCAGCCACTGGTGGGCATTTCTCAGGCTGGTGGCCTCCCTGTCCCTGTCCATCAGGGCATGCTGGCTCTCCTGGGTTGTGGGGTCACACCCATGTCAGTGTGTGGCGAACTTGCCTTAGAGGGTCTTTCTTCTGGACACTCATACCCTTTGTCCTGCAGTGATATCACCATTTCTTCCTGATGCAGAAATTGGTGTTCTGTGAAAGCTTACCAACTTTAGTACCATTGATGACATGATCAGGAGTTTGTCTCAGTCTTTTTTTGTTCGGGAGGGATAGTGGGCTCCCTAAGTGGGAGGCCAAGATACCCCCAAAACTGCTCACGAACACTACCACCCCCCTTCAATCAGATGGCACTTATTCTTAGCAGGCAGTTGAAGGAGTTTGCCCAGTAGTTTGGAGGAAAGAAACTGAACCTCTAGGGGACtcctaccatgtgccagacactttgCTGAACGCAGGCACACAGTTTCGTACGAACCTTCATTGCTCTCCTACAAAACAGGCTGGTGTTAGCACTTTGGGGTTCTAGAGTTGGAAACTAAAGgtcagagaggctaagtaacgGCGGCACCTGAGCCTGAACCCCAGCCGGACTCCACAGCCCAGACGCCTAGTCCTTCCTGCACCTTCGGCTCCCCCAGGAGcgctggcagggctgggagggtggCCTCCACCAGGACACAGCTCCACAGCAGTGCCTGAGCAACAGCGTGCTTCTCCGCCCTCACCTGTCCTGTGTCTTTGTCGAGCGGGAACTGAGGACCCAGGGCCCACTGTGGGGAAAGTCTTTCCTACCGGACTGTGTTGCCTGAAGGTGTGTGGGCATTGGTGGGGGGCGGTGTTTAGCAGACTGTTTTCATCCATGTCCCCAGCAGTCATGTTTGCAAACAGAGCCAGAGGTACAGCACTTCAGAAACCTattgggaggggcagggagctctGTTTCTAGCAAACAATAACTGTGCCTGCTTTTTATCCTCTTCATTTGCTGACACACAAACCAGCTGAAGAAGCAGGCATTGGCGACACGTCCAACCTGGAAGACCAAGCTGCTGGACACGTGACCCAAGGTCAGTGGGCTAGTATTGCCTGCCACACATGACATGGGGGGTTGGGAAGAGGGGGTGGCAACACTCAAATGGACCGTGCCCTGAGAAGAGAATTTGGACCTGCGCCTGAATTCCAGGGTCCAGATCTTTAGGAGCTGGTTTTTCATTGAAGCTGGGCTATTCAGGTAGAGAAAGAGCTAGCTCTTTCTAGTCATTTCTGAGTCATTTCTGAGTCCTTCCCAGTGTGTGTGTTGTTCTGAAAGAAGCTGGCCTTGCCCAGCTTGGGAACTCGAGAATCAGTGACCAACAGAAACACAAATGTGTCTGATGAGTGATTCTCTCTGTAGGCAGCCCTCTGGCCCATCCCAGGAGCAAAGCCTCAACTCTGTCGCCACCAAACTATTTCTTCTGTGCAACCTTCAAATTTTATTGTGATTTTCTTCTCAGGGACCAAAATTACTGTGGCCAAGGAAAAGAGCTTCGTATAATCACTGAGCATGaatgtttttaagaatttaaattgTAAATCCTAGAGATTCCTTATCTTTGGAGATGGAGACCTCCAATACAACCCAGCTGAGTTTTGTTCTCTGTCATTGGCTGCATAAATGAACTTGAGAGTCTGCTGTATAATGCGGACGCTTTTAGACTGGAAGAGAGCCGAGAAGTCACTGGTCTTTTCCCCACAAGGTGGCTTGGGATTTGTTCAGTGTTTAGTGCTGCCACTGGGCCATCTGGCTTTAGGGAGACTCCGGGCCCTGAAGAAATGTCTCTTTGAGGGTGCTTTGAAGCCTAACTACACATGTCTGTGACTCCCAGGGTTTCCTGCCCCATAGTGTGCTAGTGTTTCTCATCTCACACAGCATGTAAAGAGGTGTTTTCATTCTTAGGCTTACAAAGAGCTTCAAAAAAAATAGTAGAAGCGATAATCATTATAAATGGGGAATCTCAGTCTATGTGTTAAATAGAATCTTGCCTCCTATTTCTTTTAGGTCATTATCTCTAGCTTTTAGGTAAAATGAGAGGTTTTTATAACCTCTGAAAATGACCATCTATTTCCATAAAAAGAAGTGAGTTTGAGTTTTTCTTACAAATTTTTATTGTAGGCTATGTCTCCATGTCCCGGAAGCATATTCCGTAGAACAAAAAGACCAGGCAAACAGCTTTCCTAGAAATCTTACTTTGGGGCTAACTGAATTTTTAACTTTCCCAGCACTGGCTTAGTATCATAGAGCTATATAGACGAACACCAGGTAGCATCTGCGATGGAACGCTGGCACCTAATCTGCGAACATGTGGAGGTTTCTACCTCTGTGCTGCCCAGGCCAGTGTTTAATGTCTCATCTGGAGCTGCTGATCCAAATGGCCAAGCCCAGCTCCCTCCAGTGGGGCCTTGGGAAATCCAGACACCCTGGCAATCCACAAACATATCTCATTGTCACAGACCTGCAGTCTGTTTTGTGCTGAAGCAATCAGATTTGGGAAGAACCATGTACCTAGAGGCACAGTTCTCTCTTCCTTGTTTTCCTGCAGCAGAAGGAATATCTCTGGCAGCCTGTGTCCATGAAGGACTAAGAAAGCAAAGATGTTTCAGGATGGAGCTGCAAGGGGCCGAGAGGAGCAGGGTGTGGGGAGGGCCCTGCCCACCACACCTTGCTCACGCCAGGAGTGGACCTTTCTTCCAGGAGTGTCACCAGGACCAGGCTTCCCGGGGAGTGTGGGGACATGATTCATCTGCACTCCTGAGGCCACCCAGCTGTGTTTCTCCAAATACTGATTGCCTTGGACCCACCCCCGGTGATCACTGCCTTTAGTCTTGGCTTGAAAAATACTGCTTATTTTTCATGATATCCAGAAGATAGTATGAAAAAAAcccaatgaactttttggcaACTCAGTAGTTACTGAGCACTTTTCCGTCTTCTGGGAGCTGAATAGAATGTTCTCCCAGCCCCGCTCCTTCCTCCAGGAGAGTAATAGCATGATGGCAggttcctcacacacacacacacacacacacacacacacacacacacacacacacacacacatgctgtacTATCCTGTACTGATAACTTTTCAGGGTATGTTTAATACGCAGGTTTGGGGCCCTGGTCTTTTTTTCAGTGAGGGTCTTTTAAAGCCCTGCGGTGTAACAGTAACATCCACATCACAAGCCATTTCTAGGGAGCTCTGGGAGGAAAGATTTTTCCAGAAAGTGCTAGAGACCTGGCCTAATGAGAGGTGTAGGGACCAGTAGCTGCTGCCACTTCGGGTCTGTTGAGTGGTGGGTTGGGGAGGAGCTGGGGTGAGGAGGCTCAGATTGCCTCCTGCCAGCTGGTTTCTTGCATCTCTGTCATTTGCTCTGTCATCCCCAAGACTCACCAAGGGCCCCAGAGAGTCTCCTGCAGACCCCTCGGAAGGCAGAAGTCAGCTTGTTTCCCTGATGACATCATGCGTAGATCTGTCCATATGGCAGGCTCTGGGACTATGCTAGGAACACAAGATAACTGAGACCATGAACTCACAGCCCCAGCGTAGGGGTGGGAGCTGAGAGAGCTGTGCTGCTGGGCAGCTCCACAGACTCCGACTAGAGTTGGGACCAGAGGGGCCATCATGTGTTAGCCGTGTGTGTGGACCCCTGTGTTCTCCCACTTCCCGCCCCTCCCCTCATCCAGTCTCTTTCTCTTCCAAGACCCTCAATCCTTTGGAGTTCCAGGGTTTGTTTAGAGGAGAGCTGCAAAGTTGTCCTGGAACTAGGTAGGATGTTTGAAGAGTTGGGAGTTAGAAGAAATACAGGATATTAGGAGAACCAACAGAAAAAAATCTCCTGTCCTCAATACACAGATATTTTAAGAAGGGATTGATGtgaatgtggggcttccctggtggctcagatggtaaagaatctgcctgcaatgcagatttgatccctgggtcaggaagatcccttggagaaggaaatggctacccattccagtattcttgtctggagaattccatggacagaggagactggtgggctacagtccatggggtcacaaaaagtcagacacgattgagtgactaacacttcacatgAATGCGGCATGAACGAAGCAGAAAAAGGGGAAGTGTGCCTTCACCCACTGGGCTGGCACACGGGAGGTGGTGTGACAGGGGAGAAGCAGTGGTCCCGCAGGGCTGGCCACGTCTGTGCCGtgcagaccaccttaactgccacGGTGGTCGCCTCACCTCGTGCAGAAGGCTGTTCATAATCCACAATCTGGACAAACCTGAACCGTGTTTCTGTTCGTAGAGGTCTCTTGGCAGGTCAGTTAGTAAAGACTGAGCCCCAATTATGATGCATTTGGGGTTTTCCAAATCTATCAGGGTGGGTTTATTGGGCAAAAGGGGggccagagagaggagaggaaaggagaccCTCCCTGCACCCCATCCAGGTCCCAGCTAGAGGCCAGAGTCTTCAGGAGGCTCACAGTCCCTGGAGAGGAGGATAAGTTTCTGCTGCTGGTGGAGTTAGCCTAAGGCAGCCCTGGATATGGCAGGATGGTTGGAGCCCAGCCAGACCCAACATAGGCAGAGGACTACCACCAGCATTAGACGGGGTCTTGGTCTAAGCTCCccctttacagataagaaaactgaggctcaaagacagGAGGTGCTCACCCACGGTGACCCAGCTAATTGTTGGCAGATTGACCAAGAGCCGTTTCATTCTGAGCAAAGAAAAGTAACACGGGTGAGCTCAGAGGGTGGGCTCCTTTTCCTTCATTAGGTGGGCTTGAGATGCTgtttaaacatcttttttttctttcaaatgtatGTCCCTCTCTTAAAACACTTAACTTGCTCTTGCTAACCTTTTACTGCTGCTGCCTCTTCAaacccagaggagaggagagttCCGGGTCAGCAGAGGGAAGCATCTGAGAGGCCtctggcccatgggcttagctcTCAGGTCCAGCTTGCACATGGCCAAGAAGCTTCTGGGGTCTCCGAACTGCCTCTTGGGGAGAAAGAGCCCGAAGCTCCCGTCCTGGAGACCTCTCGCCCTTCCCAGCATCACCCCATCTGCCAAGCGCCTCCTCCACCAGGAGGCCCTCAGGAACCCCACTGGGAGTGGGAACTAAAACCAGGGCAGCGGGCTGAGGAGGGCCTGGCCTTTCTGAAGCCCCCCTCCCCTGGACATCAGCAGACAGAGCCTGGGAGTTCCAAGGTTGTCCAGGAGAGCTTCCTAGGGGAGCTGGGCCACCATGGAGGTGAGGCTGTGgagccggggacctcagggctgACCCGCCAGCACGCATATGACATGCTTGGGGCCCCCATTCTGCTCGCGGGCTCCAGAGAGGCCACATGCCAGTCTTCAGGAACAGAACCTAAGGTTGCAGAGGGCAGCCGCCATGGCTCCGAGCCGCCAGAGTGCCAGCTTTGGGGAGGCCTGCCCCAGGAGGGGCTGCCTCTGAAGGGGGCACAGAGCAAAGAGAGGCAGGGAGGTAAGGAGGTGGATGAAGACCGGGACATTGATGAGTCCTCGCCCCAGGACTCCCCGCTCTCCCAGATCTCCCCGCAGGCAGTTTCTGGAGAAGCTCCTGGAACCCCAGGGTCCCCAGCTGGGGGTGCCATCCCGCTTCCTGTCGATTTCCTCTCTAAAGCGTCTGCAGAGACCCGGGTCCCAGAGCCCGACGGGCCCTGCGAGGGGCCCCCAGGAGAAGGGCGCAACGGGTCCCCCGAGTTCACATTCCACGTGGAAATCACAGCCAACCTGCAGAAGGAGCAGGGACCCCCCTCGGAGGTCGATTTGGAAGGGACTGCACTTCCCGGGGCCCCTGGAGAGGAGCAAGAGCCCCGGAGCCCCTCTGAGGGCGAGGACGCAAAAAAGACTGATCTTCCAGAACCTTCTGGAAAGCAGCCTGCAGCTGGtctgccagggaagcccgtcaGCCGGGTGCCTCAACTCAAAGGTCTGTGTCTTGAGCTCCTTCGCTCCCGCCTGGCGACCTCGTGTGCCACCCAGGCTGCAGGCGCTGCCACTCAGCTTCCGGCTCCTCCTTGGCCCCTGCCGCTTCTGAGGCCCCCCGCGGACAGCCACCAACCAGCCCCTGGGGCCTTTGCTcaccctcctggccacctcctGTCCCTCGGGCACTGGTAGCTCGTGCTCCTCTCACGCTTGCCCGCCGTAGCGCATGTCACCAAGACCCCCACCCACTGCTTTCTGCCCCATTCACTCCTCTGGCCCCTTGATTTCTCTGCAAGGCTCTTCAGCCcagtggaggctggtgggctgcactccacaAAGAGCATAGCGGCTGCTCCCACTTCGGAGGGCTCGTTATGTGTCTCAAATTGGTTGTCTAGGACCCTCCTGACCCTCCCGACCCTCCCAACAAGTGGGCATAATTAGCCCGatgtgcagatgagaaaactgaggctgcgAGCGGTGAAGTATCTTGCTGAAAGTCATTGAGTAGTAGGTGATGGGGCCAGACCCAAGTAGGTCTGCTTTGAAAGGCACTTCCGTCTACCCCGCAAGCGCCTTCCAGGAGGTCCTGAGGTGTGCCCTCCTAGCCCAGAGACTCAGAGGACATACGTCTGTCCTCTGCAACTGTGTCCATGGATAGCACCTCACATGCAgcaggccacacacacacacacacacacacacacacaccccctttgGAGGTGACCCAGAGCCCATGCTGAGCCTTTGGCCCAACAAGCACTCCACCCTATTTTGTCTGCCTTGTGGCAGAAGAGACAGTGAGCAGAAACAAAATCTCCTCATGGAAGGAACCCCCTCTTCTTCCCTTGGCAGAGCTGGGGCAGTCCCACTGATGGGATCACAGGGAGGGATCTCAGCCCCATCCCCGTCTCGAGCCCTGGGAAGTGTGACCACAGCAGCCTTTCAGGAGCTGAAGAGATGGGAGGGGAGGTTCCCAAGGGTGAGGGTCTCTGTGTCCTGTCGGGGGGAGGACGGAGGAGGCCTCGTGGCCACATATCAGCCGTATTCATATGTTTAGATCCTGTAGCATATTAGAATTATTCGCGGGGCCCAGAAATTGATGCTACTTAAACTGTTAATTGCAGACATCTGTTAAATGTTGTCACGAAAACTTTGAAATGTTATAGATGAAGGAacctgtgtttttaaatttaagaccGAAAAAGAACCCTACTTTAAAATATCCTAAACTCCAAACTAATATGGGACACGTAACTGTGACTTGATAGATGACAACAGTGTTTCCTGAAAAGTTGTTTTATATTGAATGCTGATCCACGGCATATTGATAGATGtgtccaggggaaaaaaaagagttccaTCGTCTagtctgggtggggaggggaaggtgaAACAACATTAAATGGAGTTTGCTGTGGGGAACTTGTCAGAGCCTTTAATATTGTAATGTACATTCTGACCCTCTGAGAAGGATACATAGTAGCCACTTCCCCAATCTGGGAAATGCAGATCTAGCAGATGCTTTTGCTGTGACATAGATGATGATGGTCATCGGGGCAAAGGATGTGAATCAGGTCCACCGGGGCTCTTACTAAAATGCAAGTTCCTGGGCCCCACCTTAGGCTACTGTCTCAGAGTGAACCCGGGATTCTGTATTTCAAGAATGTCTCCCACTGGTTCTGCTGCATAACAAAGTTTGAAAATCTCTGGGCTAGATCATCAGTGCTGGTCACTCTAGAAATCTGGTCTCCAGGAACCAGTGAGATGCTTCCACTGTCGTCGGGGCAGAGGAAATACGATATTGAAGCCACGGATGAGAACCTGTGATCAGTTTCCAATAATGCATGCCAATAGCAGGAAAGAGTGAGTTCGAAGTTACGCTGGAAGACAAGCGGATTGGTTTCACCAAGGGGTGTGGCTTTCCAAACACAAAATCTCAGTGGTTTGGTCCTAAAATCCAGAGATTATCTATGGCAGGGGTCTCCAACCTCTAGGCTACAGATCAATACCTCCTGCCAGATCAGTGGTAGCATTagatttaaagtgtacaataaatgtaatgtacttgaatcatcctgaaaccatcccctccccacccccagtccatggaaaaatcatCTTCAATGAAATAAAGAGTCTGGGGACTGCCGATCTATAGGATATTTGATGGCAGCTAGTTTGTTGCAAATTTGGGGAAAGGGCAAGCATTAGTCCCCCTTGGGAGAGTATGTAAGTGGTGAGACGGCCCTTCAGGGATGGGTTGGACTTGTCAGAGAGCCATCTAGGACTGGTCACCCAAGCCCCCATGAGTGTGGGGCAGGTTCTGGGAAAGCGGCCCACTCCCCCTGGCCCTTGGATGACAATATGAACAAGGGGTCCTGCAGGGGCCAGAGCCTGGCTGACCCGCCCTGTACATAGCTCTGGGGCTTCCAAATGCCCCTCCTTGGAGCAGGGTTGGCCGGTCAGGGGAGGCTGACCCCAGCAGAGCCTGTGAGAGGTGGTCCTGCACCGTCtaccttccctgaccacccctGTACCAACGTGTACCCATAACAGTTCCCTCTGTGTCGCCTATGCATGTCCCCGGCCAGCCTGCTGCCCCCTCTTGTCAGGGTGTTGCAAGCAACGACCCCAGTGTGCTGTGTTGATACTAACAATGAGACACCTAACAGATTCACGGGGAAAGAAATCAGCCGGGTTTCCACTGGCCCAACTGAACAAGACATATTGCACAGTTTCTGAGAAACCACTTTCCCTTCCTTGGGCTCTCATGCACTGTGCTAATGGGTGTAACATGCAttctcattttgtattttatcaGCTCGCATGGTCAGTAAAGGCAAAGATGGGACTGGACCCGATGACAAAAAAGCCAAGGTAAGCTGAGAAAACCATGGCATCTCTGGCG includes these proteins:
- the MAPT gene encoding microtubule-associated protein tau isoform X3, coding for MAEPRQEFDVMEDHAQGDYTLQDHEGDMEPGLKESPLQTPADDGSEEPGSETSDAKSTPTAEAEEAGIGDTSNLEDQAAGHVTQEERRVPGQQREASERPLAHGLSSQVQLAHGQEASGVSELPLGEKEPEAPVLETSRPSQHHPICQAPPPPGGPQEPHWEWELKPGQRAEEGLAFLKPPSPGHQQTEPGSSKVVQESFLGELGHHGGEAVEPGTSGLTRQHAYDMLGAPILLAGSREATCQSSGTEPKVAEGSRHGSEPPECQLWGGLPQEGLPLKGAQSKERQGGKEVDEDRDIDESSPQDSPLSQISPQAVSGEAPGTPGSPAGGAIPLPVDFLSKASAETRVPEPDGPCEGPPGEGRNGSPEFTFHVEITANLQKEQGPPSEVDLEGTALPGAPGEEQEPRSPSEGEDAKKTDLPEPSGKQPAAGLPGKPVSRVPQLKARMVSKGKDGTGPDDKKAKGADGKPGTKIATPRGAAPPGQKGQANATRIPAKTTPTPKTSPGTGESGKSGDRSGYSSPGSPGTPGSRSRTPSLPTPPTREPKKVAVVRTPPKSPSAAKSRLQAVPGPMPDLKNVKSKIGSTENLKHQPGGGKVQIVYKPVDLSKVTSKCGSLGNIHHKPGGGQVEVKSEKLDFKDRVQSKIGSLDNITHVPGGGNKKIETHKLTFRENAKAKTDHGAEIVYKSPVVSGDTSPRHLSNVSSTGSIDMVDSPQLATLADEVSASLAKQGL